Proteins encoded within one genomic window of uncultured Draconibacterium sp.:
- the ccsA gene encoding cytochrome c biogenesis protein CcsA, translated as MKKFYSFITSMPFAAFIFLGLAFSMAVATFIESSYGTPTARALVYNTHWFEVLWGLFALNLINNMFRYRFFTNRRYTLGIFHVSFLVMILGGAVTRFISFEGVMHIREGESANSILSTNDYFYAGFDNQEKVSQVRFSEITPKQYSAKFHVNGKSVKVKAVGFIENAEQKAIASDSGEPVIDFVFSAPGAQGMQSFSFKEGDVLDYPGFTAGFDVDEEKVINFFMQDGALFMTSFAQLEETTMATQETVDLSPGDTIPVKPMFLYGYDNFRFLIRNFLPSAKFTAVKSQTETREDAVMVQISDGIRQQNVPVFGHSGQRPDTVRVPLGNGTLKLAYGALPLQVPFSIHLKDFQLEHYPGSNSPSSFASEVVLVDQEKGINEDIRIFMNNTLNHRGYKFFQSSYDVDEQGTILSVNYDFWGTWISYLGYILLIVGVIMSLINPNSYFQYLAKKLKASSVKVIVLVALLGSVAFSASAQSGVGAGIPSIDKEVVKEFSELWVQGVDGRIEPVSTLSGEIVRKISRKSGLYGLSADGVVLSMMAYPEIWQSMPIIKVGDKSLELALGAQNKYITVESLFDESGNYKIADAVRAAYAKAPGMRNRMDKEYINVDERVNICFMVFQGSIFHLFPRERVEDTWYAPGSTATEYRDGDSIFIQSGFQLLLQSITENQSANAVQVLQAVDNFQVKYGADLLPGEKKKNVEILFNKVNPFKRIFPFYLLFGFLLLTVLFINIFRQKQLPSFLRISFFGFIIILFLVHTVGLIVRWYISGHAPWSNGYESVVYVAWATMLAGIIFGRKYPMVVGTAAFLTGIALFVAHLSWMNPEVTNLVPVLKSYWLAIHVAIITASYGFLGLSMFLGVLVMILIVLRRGVNESKVNGFIEQLTTINEMSATVGLYFLTIGTFLGGVWANESWGRYWGWDPKETWALITVVIYSFIVHMRLIPSLKGIFNYNFASIIGFASVMMTYFGVNYYLSGLHSYGKGVADGVNPAVPASILVLAGLIIWAYLKDNKYQLQQAKAGAEE; from the coding sequence ATGAAGAAATTTTATTCGTTCATAACATCCATGCCGTTCGCGGCATTTATTTTTCTAGGATTGGCATTTTCAATGGCTGTGGCTACATTTATCGAAAGTAGTTATGGCACGCCAACTGCCCGTGCATTGGTGTACAACACGCACTGGTTCGAGGTACTTTGGGGGCTGTTTGCGCTCAACCTTATTAATAACATGTTTCGCTACCGGTTTTTCACCAACAGGCGGTACACACTCGGTATTTTTCATGTTTCGTTTTTGGTGATGATATTGGGAGGTGCCGTTACGCGCTTCATCAGTTTCGAAGGAGTGATGCACATTCGCGAAGGTGAGAGCGCCAATTCTATTCTCTCGACTAACGATTATTTTTATGCCGGATTTGACAATCAGGAAAAGGTGTCGCAAGTGCGGTTCTCGGAAATTACACCCAAACAGTATTCTGCAAAATTCCATGTAAACGGAAAATCGGTAAAAGTAAAAGCCGTTGGTTTTATCGAGAATGCTGAACAAAAAGCCATCGCTTCCGATTCGGGTGAGCCGGTAATCGACTTTGTTTTTTCGGCACCAGGAGCACAGGGAATGCAGTCGTTCTCGTTTAAAGAAGGAGATGTACTTGATTACCCCGGTTTTACTGCCGGCTTTGACGTTGATGAAGAAAAAGTGATCAACTTTTTTATGCAAGACGGAGCTTTGTTTATGACATCTTTTGCACAATTGGAAGAAACCACCATGGCCACGCAGGAAACGGTCGATTTATCGCCCGGCGATACAATTCCGGTAAAACCGATGTTTTTGTACGGATATGATAATTTCCGCTTTCTGATTCGGAATTTCTTGCCGAGTGCTAAATTTACAGCTGTAAAAAGCCAGACTGAAACAAGAGAAGATGCGGTAATGGTGCAGATTTCAGACGGAATACGCCAACAAAATGTGCCTGTATTTGGTCACTCAGGGCAACGCCCCGATACCGTGCGCGTTCCATTGGGCAACGGCACACTGAAACTGGCTTATGGTGCATTGCCGCTGCAGGTTCCGTTCAGTATTCATTTAAAAGATTTTCAGTTGGAGCATTACCCGGGGTCAAACTCTCCGTCGTCGTTTGCTTCGGAAGTTGTTCTGGTAGATCAGGAAAAAGGCATTAACGAAGATATTCGCATTTTTATGAATAATACGCTGAATCATCGCGGTTATAAGTTTTTCCAGTCATCATACGATGTAGACGAACAAGGCACGATCCTTTCCGTTAATTACGACTTCTGGGGAACTTGGATCTCGTACCTCGGTTATATTTTACTTATTGTAGGTGTAATCATGTCGTTGATAAATCCAAATTCCTATTTTCAGTATTTGGCAAAAAAGCTAAAAGCCAGTTCTGTGAAAGTAATCGTATTGGTTGCATTGTTGGGAAGTGTAGCGTTTTCAGCATCGGCACAAAGTGGTGTTGGAGCCGGAATTCCGTCGATTGACAAGGAAGTTGTAAAAGAATTTAGCGAATTATGGGTGCAGGGTGTCGACGGAAGAATTGAACCGGTGTCAACGCTGTCGGGTGAAATTGTTCGTAAGATAAGCCGAAAATCCGGTTTGTATGGTTTGTCGGCCGATGGGGTGGTGCTGAGTATGATGGCATATCCCGAAATCTGGCAATCGATGCCTATTATTAAAGTGGGTGATAAATCGTTGGAGCTAGCACTCGGCGCACAGAATAAATATATTACAGTTGAATCGCTTTTTGATGAGAGCGGCAATTATAAAATTGCGGATGCTGTGCGGGCGGCTTATGCCAAAGCGCCGGGAATGCGCAACCGAATGGATAAAGAATACATTAACGTTGATGAGCGCGTAAATATCTGTTTTATGGTATTTCAGGGATCTATTTTTCACCTTTTCCCGCGCGAACGAGTAGAAGATACGTGGTATGCGCCTGGAAGTACTGCCACTGAATATAGGGATGGTGATTCTATTTTTATACAAAGTGGATTTCAGCTGTTGTTGCAGTCGATTACGGAAAACCAAAGTGCGAATGCCGTTCAGGTGTTGCAGGCAGTCGATAATTTTCAAGTGAAGTATGGAGCTGATCTTTTGCCCGGCGAGAAGAAGAAAAACGTTGAAATTCTATTTAATAAAGTAAATCCGTTTAAACGCATTTTTCCGTTTTATCTGTTGTTTGGATTCCTGCTGCTGACAGTACTTTTCATAAATATTTTCAGGCAAAAACAATTACCGTCATTTCTGCGAATATCATTTTTCGGATTCATTATAATCCTGTTTTTAGTGCACACGGTTGGATTAATTGTACGCTGGTATATCTCTGGACACGCGCCGTGGAGTAACGGTTATGAATCGGTGGTTTATGTTGCGTGGGCAACGATGCTGGCCGGAATTATTTTTGGCCGAAAATACCCAATGGTTGTTGGTACTGCTGCATTCTTAACCGGAATTGCGCTGTTTGTTGCACACTTAAGCTGGATGAATCCTGAGGTGACAAACCTTGTTCCTGTTCTAAAATCGTATTGGTTGGCCATTCACGTGGCCATTATCACGGCAAGCTACGGATTTCTCGGGCTGAGTATGTTCCTTGGAGTTCTGGTCATGATATTAATTGTTCTGCGAAGAGGCGTAAACGAGTCAAAAGTTAACGGCTTTATCGAGCAGCTAACAACTATTAATGAAATGTCGGCAACGGTTGGTTTATATTTTCTTACCATCGGAACATTTCTTGGCGGCGTTTGGGCAAACGAAAGCTGGGGGCGTTATTGGGGCTGGGATCCGAAAGAAACGTGGGCACTTATTACTGTAGTTATCTACTCATTTATTGTACACATGAGATTGATTCCTTCGTTAAAGGGAATTTTCAATTATAATTTTGCATCGATAATTGGTTTTGCCTCGGTTATGATGACCTATTTTGGGGTTAATTATTACCTTTCAGGATTGCATTCGTACGGAAAAGGTGTTGCCGATGGAGTGAATCCGGCTGTTCCTGCATCAATTTTAGTATTGGCCGGATTAATAATCTGGGCGTACTTAAAGGATAATAAATATCAGTTACAACAAGCTAAAGCCGGGGCAGAGGAATAG
- a CDS encoding long-chain fatty acid--CoA ligase: MGQTVTRTFDVLERALKEFPREDAIAGKKDGKWYTYSTEEYYKKSQQLAIGLMALGLKRGDKVATVTTNRPEWNIADMGLAMAGVIHVPIYPTLGDDEYKYILKHAEVKIILAGDKKLFKSMCPLANMIDGVDAVYSFEEVEGAKNYQQILDLGAEKEKEFAEELEAIKNDIKPEDLATIIYTSGTTGVPKGVMLSHQNLVSNFTEHAKLHNLGIEHRALSFLPLCHVYERSVNYHFQYRGMGVYYVGNLSQIVSSIKEVKPHMFNSVPRLLEKVYDGFVAKGKELTGVKKKLYFWALNLTRHFEYNKKFGPLMRLKISIADKLIYSKWREALGGNITYIVSGGAALQQRIARVFGMAKLTTLEGYGLTETSPVIAVNNPTTMEMMVGTVGPILEGYDVKFAPDGEILCKGPGVMMGYYKAPELTEEVIDKNGWFHSGDIGVLVDDKYLKITDRKKEIFKLSGGKYIAPQMIENKLKTSELIEQVMVIGANEKFASAIISPCFPILHDWAGEQKLHYENNEELIQLPEVVNKLQKEVMKVNKTLGSHEQISRIRLVCEEWTPTSGELSPTLKLRRNAVAVKYQHLIDDIYAVGAKK; the protein is encoded by the coding sequence ATGGGACAGACAGTTACACGTACTTTCGATGTTCTTGAACGCGCATTGAAAGAATTCCCCCGTGAAGATGCCATTGCCGGCAAAAAAGATGGTAAATGGTATACGTATTCCACCGAAGAGTATTACAAAAAATCGCAACAGTTGGCCATAGGGCTGATGGCCCTGGGTTTAAAACGCGGAGATAAAGTTGCTACGGTTACAACTAATCGCCCTGAGTGGAATATTGCAGATATGGGCTTGGCAATGGCCGGAGTTATTCATGTACCTATTTATCCAACGTTGGGCGACGATGAATACAAATATATTCTGAAACATGCCGAAGTGAAAATTATTTTGGCAGGCGATAAAAAGCTTTTCAAAAGTATGTGCCCACTGGCCAATATGATAGATGGTGTTGATGCTGTTTATTCTTTTGAAGAGGTTGAGGGCGCAAAAAACTATCAGCAAATTCTTGATTTGGGAGCAGAAAAAGAAAAGGAGTTTGCCGAAGAGTTGGAAGCCATTAAAAATGATATTAAACCCGAAGACCTGGCAACGATTATTTATACCTCGGGAACAACCGGTGTTCCCAAAGGGGTTATGCTGAGTCACCAAAATTTGGTCTCGAATTTTACTGAGCACGCCAAACTGCACAACCTTGGAATAGAGCACAGAGCGTTAAGTTTCCTTCCGCTTTGCCATGTTTACGAGCGAAGTGTAAATTATCATTTCCAGTACCGTGGAATGGGGGTTTATTATGTGGGTAACCTTAGCCAGATTGTTTCATCCATCAAAGAGGTGAAACCACATATGTTTAACTCGGTGCCACGTTTGCTCGAAAAAGTTTACGATGGATTTGTTGCCAAAGGAAAAGAGCTGACCGGAGTTAAAAAGAAACTCTATTTCTGGGCACTAAATCTAACGCGTCATTTTGAGTACAATAAAAAGTTCGGTCCGTTGATGCGACTGAAGATTTCGATTGCTGATAAATTAATTTACTCGAAATGGAGAGAAGCTCTTGGTGGAAATATCACTTATATTGTTTCCGGAGGAGCTGCCCTTCAGCAACGTATTGCCCGCGTATTTGGAATGGCAAAACTTACCACGCTCGAAGGATACGGATTAACTGAAACTTCTCCGGTGATTGCTGTAAATAACCCAACTACAATGGAAATGATGGTTGGAACAGTTGGTCCGATTTTGGAAGGTTATGATGTGAAATTTGCGCCGGATGGAGAGATTCTGTGTAAAGGCCCCGGTGTTATGATGGGCTATTACAAAGCACCGGAATTAACCGAAGAAGTGATCGACAAAAACGGATGGTTTCACTCCGGTGATATCGGTGTTTTGGTAGACGATAAATACCTGAAAATTACCGATCGTAAAAAGGAAATATTCAAACTCTCGGGTGGAAAATATATAGCTCCGCAGATGATTGAGAACAAGTTGAAAACATCGGAACTGATTGAGCAGGTGATGGTGATTGGTGCCAACGAAAAGTTTGCCAGTGCTATTATTTCACCGTGTTTCCCAATTCTTCACGATTGGGCCGGAGAACAAAAATTGCACTATGAAAATAATGAGGAGTTGATTCAGTTGCCGGAAGTTGTTAATAAGCTGCAAAAGGAGGTTATGAAGGTGAATAAAACCCTGGGATCGCACGAGCAGATAAGCCGGATTAGACTGGTGTGCGAAGAATGGACTCCAACGTCGGGCGAATTGTCGCCAACACTAAAGCTGAGAAGAAATGCCGTTGCTGTAAAATACCAGCACTTAATTGATGATATATATGCAGTAGGGGCCAAAAAGTAG
- a CDS encoding family 20 glycosylhydrolase, which produces MRKISVLSILVILMSMFQSCSEKVETDLTKAAFIPKPTSVTATGDGFNLNKANVIYVQEGSEGLLRSAEILAEKINKLTGGSATVKPTATPPSREIYISDVDNEELGEQGYELKIEKHLISIKGADAAGCFFGVQTLLQTLPVVADNTQPLYVPTGIITDSPEYNYRGAMLDVSRHFFNVEEVKQYIDFLAMYKMNVLHLHLSDDQGWRIEIKSWPKLTEIGGQTEVGGGEGGFYTQEQYKELVQYAADRQIMIVPEIDMPGHTNAALASYAELNCDGKARELYTGTEVGFSTLCTDKEITYQFIDDVIRELAEITPGPYIHIGGDESHVTAHDDYVYFVNKVQDIVKKYDKKIIGWDEIANAKLIDDITVQFWADVENTTMGVEKGAQVLMSPAARAYLDMQYDSTTHLGLHWAGYIEVDHGYDWDPATLVESITKENILGIEAPLWSETVTNIDEVEYMVFPRLPGYAEIGWTAPSERSWDEYKMRLAKHGKRFEALGIDYYKSALVPWEE; this is translated from the coding sequence ATGAGAAAAATATCAGTTTTGTCAATTTTAGTAATCCTCATGTCTATGTTTCAATCCTGCTCCGAGAAAGTTGAAACCGACCTCACAAAAGCGGCTTTTATACCGAAACCAACCAGCGTAACAGCTACAGGCGACGGTTTTAACCTTAACAAAGCCAATGTTATTTATGTACAAGAAGGTAGCGAAGGATTACTCCGTTCAGCTGAAATTCTGGCTGAAAAAATTAACAAACTTACCGGTGGGTCTGCTACCGTGAAACCAACCGCTACTCCACCGTCGAGAGAAATTTATATTTCTGATGTCGACAATGAAGAGCTAGGCGAACAAGGTTACGAGCTGAAAATCGAAAAACACCTCATCTCAATTAAAGGAGCCGACGCCGCCGGATGTTTCTTTGGTGTGCAAACGCTGTTGCAAACGCTACCTGTTGTAGCAGATAATACGCAGCCATTATACGTTCCAACCGGAATAATTACAGATTCGCCGGAATACAACTACCGTGGTGCTATGCTCGATGTTTCACGCCACTTTTTTAATGTTGAAGAAGTAAAACAATACATCGATTTTCTGGCGATGTACAAAATGAATGTACTTCACCTGCATTTATCGGATGACCAGGGCTGGCGAATTGAAATTAAGTCATGGCCAAAACTTACTGAAATCGGTGGTCAAACCGAAGTTGGTGGTGGCGAAGGTGGTTTTTACACACAGGAACAATATAAGGAATTGGTTCAATACGCTGCTGATCGTCAGATTATGATTGTTCCTGAAATTGATATGCCGGGACACACCAACGCTGCACTTGCATCGTATGCAGAATTAAATTGCGACGGAAAAGCTCGCGAACTTTATACCGGAACCGAAGTTGGGTTCAGCACACTGTGTACCGACAAAGAAATTACCTACCAGTTTATTGACGATGTAATCCGCGAGTTGGCTGAAATAACTCCTGGTCCTTACATCCACATTGGTGGCGACGAATCGCACGTTACAGCACACGACGACTATGTATATTTTGTAAATAAAGTTCAGGACATCGTTAAAAAATACGACAAGAAAATTATTGGTTGGGACGAAATTGCCAACGCCAAATTGATTGACGACATAACCGTACAATTCTGGGCCGATGTTGAAAACACAACAATGGGAGTAGAAAAAGGAGCACAGGTATTGATGTCACCTGCAGCGCGCGCTTACCTCGATATGCAGTACGATTCAACAACTCACCTGGGCTTGCACTGGGCCGGATACATTGAAGTAGATCATGGTTACGACTGGGATCCGGCAACACTGGTTGAAAGTATTACAAAAGAAAACATATTGGGAATTGAAGCTCCGCTTTGGTCGGAAACTGTAACGAATATCGACGAAGTGGAGTATATGGTTTTCCCTCGTCTGCCGGGATATGCCGAAATTGGCTGGACAGCTCCAAGTGAAAGAAGCTGGGATGAATATAAAATGCGTTTAGCTAAACACGGTAAACGTTTTGAAGCATTGGGAATTGATTATTATAAATCTGCCCTCGTTCCATGGGAAGAATAG
- a CDS encoding cation diffusion facilitator family transporter, with protein sequence MQNNKYIFREGWISIIVNTLLFGLKYWAGIVTGSVALIADAWHTLTDSVSSVIVLIGGKISSKPADDDHPFGHGRAEHIAAIIIGVLLAIVAFDFILRSVDKFGTREQTVFGTVAWVVTIISIIAKELLAQYAFFGFRKTNSSILKADGWHHRTDALSSVIILIGMLVGKYFWWTDAVLGLIVAGMIGYASFEILSKEIKSLLGESPSDELLDEIHKTVGLNCKIQVNLHHIHLHNYGHHTEMSCHIKLPPEMTLYETHEICTKIEKAIKKEFGFFTTIHPEPLSDKLKTFERY encoded by the coding sequence ATGCAAAACAACAAGTACATATTTCGTGAAGGTTGGATTTCGATAATTGTTAACACCTTGCTTTTTGGCTTGAAATACTGGGCCGGAATTGTAACGGGATCGGTGGCATTAATTGCTGATGCCTGGCATACGCTTACCGACTCAGTGTCGTCAGTAATTGTTTTAATCGGTGGAAAAATATCGAGCAAACCGGCCGACGACGATCATCCGTTCGGGCATGGCCGTGCAGAGCACATCGCCGCCATTATAATAGGTGTTTTGCTGGCAATTGTTGCTTTTGATTTTATACTAAGATCAGTGGATAAATTTGGCACACGCGAACAAACCGTTTTTGGAACCGTTGCCTGGGTGGTTACCATTATTTCAATTATAGCCAAAGAGTTACTTGCCCAATATGCATTTTTCGGATTTCGAAAAACCAACTCATCCATATTAAAAGCTGATGGATGGCACCACCGCACTGATGCTCTTTCATCGGTAATTATTTTGATCGGTATGCTTGTGGGAAAATATTTCTGGTGGACAGATGCTGTTTTGGGATTGATCGTTGCCGGCATGATAGGTTATGCCAGTTTCGAAATCCTGTCTAAAGAGATCAAGTCGCTGCTTGGTGAAAGTCCTTCGGATGAGTTATTGGACGAGATTCATAAAACAGTTGGACTTAATTGCAAAATCCAGGTTAACCTGCATCACATTCATTTGCACAATTACGGTCACCACACCGAAATGAGCTGCCATATAAAACTTCCCCCGGAAATGACACTCTACGAAACGCATGAGATCTGCACCAAGATTGAGAAGGCCATTAAAAAGGAATTTGGTTTTTTTACCACCATTCACCCTGAACCGTTGAGCGATAAACTCAAAACATTTGAACGCTATTAA
- a CDS encoding LytTR family DNA-binding domain-containing protein, whose translation MYRCIIIDDEPIAIRVIRKHLSVFTDFEVVAECTNALEAMPILQKENIDLLFCDIQMPQITGVDFIRSLIHPPKVIFTTAYRDYAIDAFELNVVDYLLKPISFERFTKAINHFLELQTASSTTSTEEPETRDFIFLKADKKHHKINLSDILYFESLGDYVIAYTNDQKIVTKERISHLSDLLPTKRFLQIHRGYIVSIDKIESIGAGFVEIKTKKLPVGRNYKPDLQKLLSR comes from the coding sequence ATGTACCGTTGTATCATCATAGACGACGAACCTATTGCCATTCGGGTTATCCGGAAACACCTCTCGGTTTTTACCGATTTTGAGGTTGTTGCCGAGTGCACCAATGCGTTGGAAGCTATGCCTATTCTGCAAAAGGAAAACATCGACCTGCTGTTTTGCGATATTCAGATGCCACAAATTACCGGAGTTGATTTTATTCGTTCGCTCATACATCCACCCAAAGTAATTTTTACTACGGCCTATCGCGATTATGCCATCGATGCATTTGAACTAAACGTGGTTGACTACTTGTTAAAACCCATCTCGTTCGAGCGTTTTACCAAGGCCATTAATCATTTCCTCGAACTGCAGACAGCTTCTTCAACAACATCAACTGAAGAGCCAGAAACCCGCGATTTTATTTTTCTAAAGGCCGATAAGAAACATCATAAGATCAATCTTTCCGACATACTTTATTTCGAAAGTCTTGGCGATTATGTTATTGCTTACACCAACGACCAAAAAATTGTAACCAAAGAACGTATCAGTCATCTCTCTGATTTGCTTCCCACTAAACGATTTCTGCAAATTCATCGTGGCTATATTGTTTCAATCGATAAAATAGAATCGATTGGAGCAGGTTTTGTCGAAATTAAGACTAAGAAATTACCTGTTGGCCGGAATTATAAACCAGATCTTCAGAAACTGTTGTCGAGATAA
- a CDS encoding histidine kinase yields MTDKIQHIITRVESSKYIRPAYHAAFWIMVACFYFFMFSWNSAFREATVIFSAGLLPVAILLTYFFNYFLVPRYLWKKHYGFFFLYSFFTLLTGVWLSFLIVFYALIYILNNKAAIDPSVLHPELQVISLNFIVFFAIAVKQVKRAFFIQQEKNELERKKLSTELKLKEAELKLLKAQIHPHFLFNTLNNLYGLTMEKSDEAPGLVLRLSDILDYILYRCNEKKVLLIDEIMNLQNYIEIEKLRYSEKLSITIDFPEETNNLQIAPLLLLPFVENAFKHGVSHNPGRAQIITSLKNRHTTMEFNIENSKNPAKPHIKSLSKGIGLSNVKKRLELLYPRKYKLEIDDKEETFSVTLSLELDE; encoded by the coding sequence ATGACCGATAAGATACAACATATAATAACCCGGGTAGAAAGCTCGAAATACATCCGACCTGCCTACCACGCAGCATTTTGGATTATGGTTGCTTGTTTCTACTTTTTCATGTTTAGCTGGAACAGTGCTTTTCGCGAGGCCACTGTTATTTTCTCGGCCGGGTTGTTGCCGGTGGCCATTTTGCTCACGTACTTTTTCAACTACTTTTTAGTGCCCCGCTACCTCTGGAAAAAGCACTATGGTTTTTTCTTTTTGTACAGTTTTTTTACGTTGCTTACCGGAGTTTGGCTGTCGTTTCTTATCGTGTTTTATGCGCTTATTTATATTCTAAACAACAAAGCAGCCATCGATCCGTCAGTGCTTCATCCCGAGCTACAAGTGATTTCGTTGAACTTTATCGTGTTCTTTGCCATTGCTGTAAAGCAGGTAAAACGTGCCTTTTTTATTCAGCAGGAAAAGAATGAGCTGGAACGCAAAAAACTAAGCACAGAACTGAAGCTTAAAGAAGCCGAATTAAAGTTGCTAAAAGCGCAGATTCATCCGCATTTTCTTTTCAACACACTGAACAACCTTTACGGGCTTACAATGGAAAAATCGGATGAAGCACCGGGGCTGGTACTTCGCCTTTCCGATATTCTGGATTATATCCTATATCGCTGCAACGAAAAAAAGGTATTGCTCATCGACGAGATCATGAATCTGCAAAACTATATCGAGATTGAAAAGCTGCGGTACTCCGAGAAACTAAGCATTACGATTGATTTCCCTGAAGAAACCAATAATCTGCAAATTGCCCCACTGCTTCTGCTGCCTTTTGTAGAGAACGCATTTAAACACGGCGTGAGTCACAATCCCGGCCGGGCACAGATTATAACAAGTTTAAAAAACCGGCATACTACCATGGAGTTTAATATTGAAAACTCAAAGAATCCGGCAAAGCCACATATAAAAAGTCTATCGAAAGGAATTGGCTTGAGTAATGTTAAAAAACGGCTGGAGTTACTTTACCCGAGAAAATACAAGTTGGAAATTGACGATAAAGAAGAGACTTTTTCAGTAACTTTATCATTAGAATTAGATGAATAA
- a CDS encoding MotA/TolQ/ExbB proton channel family protein: protein MNFLEFHKAGGSNMGVISLMGLLVLVIAGIKIYQMVALKQYNLRLTRLIRMGGLFAAAFGVLSQIIGIVQALEAIRAAADISPEIVMGGAIVSFYSTIWGLIVLLVSLLIYYVLKEIIKARMK, encoded by the coding sequence ATGAACTTTTTAGAATTTCATAAAGCAGGAGGCTCAAATATGGGAGTTATATCTTTAATGGGCTTATTGGTGTTAGTTATAGCGGGAATTAAGATTTATCAAATGGTGGCTCTAAAGCAATACAACCTGAGACTAACCAGGTTAATCCGAATGGGCGGATTGTTTGCAGCTGCATTTGGAGTTTTATCGCAGATTATTGGCATTGTTCAGGCACTGGAAGCTATTCGTGCTGCTGCCGATATTTCGCCCGAAATTGTTATGGGCGGCGCAATTGTTAGCTTTTACAGTACCATTTGGGGGCTTATCGTGCTACTCGTATCATTACTGATTTACTATGTGCTGAAAGAGATAATCAAAGCCAGGATGAAATAG